Proteins encoded within one genomic window of Lactococcus garvieae:
- a CDS encoding DUF960 domain-containing protein: MAFTETKGRYASYGTISSIPGEIIDSFWFIIDNQLKGVIPLEPLINFELLNQNGLLSVKFSQLKNPLTIIVDFQYPFNPSWPRHFHAVDNNGKETIIASNER; the protein is encoded by the coding sequence ATGGCATTTACTGAAACAAAAGGGCGCTATGCAAGTTATGGCACCATCTCTAGTATCCCTGGTGAGATTATTGACAGTTTTTGGTTCATCATTGACAATCAGCTAAAAGGTGTAATCCCCCTTGAGCCCCTTATCAATTTTGAATTACTCAATCAAAATGGTTTGCTTTCTGTGAAATTTTCACAACTCAAAAATCCCTTAACCATTATTGTTGATTTTCAATATCCTTTCAATCCTTCTTGGCCACGTCATTTCCATGCTGTGGACAACAATGGTAAAGAAACAATCATCGCTTCAAATGAACGTTAA
- a CDS encoding metallophosphoesterase, with amino-acid sequence MTWIIILLFSLLLYGIFIEPHFMRVREVKISEDKGMKIAHFTDTHFNWHTHARRFYKFSKHIQKTQPDLILFTGDLFDKVDWAQSHDVTKTKEVLTNLKAPLGKFAILGNHDFSEAGTSDYVRTFLEEAGFTVLTNQSLKTGFFSLSGLDDLREGQPFFGLLPEEANFSLLMIHEPDTILQVEHPEKYDLVIAGHSHGGQIRLGNLRLRNDGSKTYDSGLYELDEGVKLFVNAGIGLTFLPIRFGVPPELVYYEI; translated from the coding sequence ATGACATGGATTATAATTCTACTTTTTAGTCTTTTACTTTATGGAATTTTTATCGAACCGCACTTTATGCGTGTGCGGGAAGTGAAAATTTCCGAAGATAAAGGAATGAAAATTGCACATTTTACGGATACACATTTTAACTGGCATACACACGCGCGTCGTTTTTATAAATTTTCAAAGCACATTCAAAAGACTCAGCCAGATTTGATTTTATTTACTGGTGACTTGTTTGATAAAGTAGATTGGGCACAAAGCCACGACGTGACAAAGACAAAAGAAGTTTTAACGAATTTAAAAGCACCCTTAGGCAAATTTGCCATTTTGGGGAATCATGATTTTTCTGAGGCTGGCACATCAGACTATGTAAGAACTTTCCTTGAAGAAGCTGGCTTTACTGTACTGACGAATCAATCTTTAAAAACGGGATTTTTTTCACTATCAGGGCTTGATGATTTACGTGAAGGACAGCCTTTCTTTGGTCTTCTACCTGAAGAAGCTAACTTCTCTCTTTTGATGATACATGAACCCGATACGATTTTGCAGGTTGAACATCCTGAAAAGTATGATTTAGTTATTGCGGGGCATAGTCATGGCGGACAAATCCGTCTTGGGAATTTACGCTTACGAAATGACGGCTCCAAAACTTATGATTCGGGTTTATATGAGTTAGATGAAGGTGTAAAACTTTTTGTTAATGCGGGTATTGGCTTGACTTTCCTACCTATAAGATTTGGCGTCCCACCAGAGTTAGTATATTATGAAATATAA
- the rpsR gene encoding 30S ribosomal protein S18 produces MAFQKRGGFKRRKKVDFIAANKIEVVDYKDTELLKRFISERGKILPRRVTGTSAKNQRKVVTAIKRARVMALLPFVASDEN; encoded by the coding sequence ATGGCTTTTCAAAAACGTGGTGGCTTCAAACGCCGTAAAAAAGTTGACTTTATCGCAGCTAACAAAATCGAAGTTGTTGATTACAAAGACACTGAACTCTTGAAACGTTTCATCTCAGAACGTGGTAAAATCTTGCCACGTCGCGTAACTGGTACTTCAGCTAAAAACCAACGTAAAGTGGTTACAGCTATCAAACGCGCACGTGTTATGGCTCTCTTGCCATTCGTAGCATCTGACGAAAACTAA
- the ssb gene encoding single-stranded DNA-binding protein, translating to MINNVVLVGRVVRDPELRYTPQNTAVATFTIAVNRRFKNAQGEREADFINCVIWRQSAENLANWAKKGALIGVTGSIQVRNYENKEGQRVYVTEVLADNFQMLESRAAREGGGGSYSAPQQQQSQNRPFAESNNSSNNSTPDFGRDADPFGGSPMEISDDDLPF from the coding sequence ATGATTAATAATGTTGTTTTGGTCGGACGCGTTGTGCGTGATCCCGAGCTGCGTTACACACCGCAAAATACTGCGGTTGCTACATTTACGATTGCTGTTAATCGCCGTTTTAAAAACGCGCAAGGCGAACGTGAAGCTGATTTCATCAACTGTGTCATCTGGCGTCAATCTGCTGAAAACTTGGCAAATTGGGCTAAAAAAGGTGCTTTGATTGGTGTGACAGGTAGTATTCAAGTACGAAATTATGAGAACAAAGAAGGTCAACGTGTTTACGTGACTGAAGTATTGGCTGATAACTTCCAAATGCTTGAAAGCCGTGCCGCACGTGAAGGGGGAGGCGGTTCATATTCTGCACCCCAACAGCAACAATCACAAAATCGTCCTTTTGCTGAATCTAATAATTCATCAAATAATTCAACACCTGATTTTGGTCGTGATGCAGATCCATTTGGTGGCTCACCGATGGAAATATCAGATGATGATCTTCCATTTTAA
- the rpsF gene encoding 30S ribosomal protein S6, with amino-acid sequence MTKYEILYIIRPNIEEEAKKALVERFDGILTDNGAANLESKDWETRKLAYEIQDFREGIYHIVTLEAATDSEALSEFDRLAKINGDILRHMITKVEA; translated from the coding sequence ATGACAAAATACGAAATTCTTTATATTATTCGTCCAAACATTGAAGAAGAAGCAAAGAAAGCTCTCGTTGAACGTTTCGATGGTATCTTGACTGACAACGGTGCTGCTAATCTTGAGTCTAAAGACTGGGAAACACGCAAACTTGCTTACGAAATTCAAGATTTCCGCGAAGGTATCTACCACATCGTAACTCTTGAAGCTGCTACTGATTCAGAAGCTTTGAGCGAATTTGACCGTCTTGCTAAGATTAACGGCGACATTCTTCGTCACATGATCACTAAAGTAGAAGCTTAA